Proteins encoded within one genomic window of Candidatus Binatia bacterium:
- the dnaE2 gene encoding error-prone DNA polymerase — MGYVELRCRSAFSFLRGASLPEDLVERAAALGYRALALGDTDGVYGAPRFHRAALAAGIRALVGCELRLFLPELGSEATLYLLVESRAGYRNLCRLLTNVKLRAPKGEGRAGWEDLEGHTEGLLCLAGGESGVVAAALRRRDPETVQRTVDRLRAFFSDRLFVDLQRHFDPVEERRNRTLLDLARHYRIPVVATNDVHYATPEGRKLADVLTCIREKTTLDAAGRLLERNAERHLKSPREMRELFSDLPEALAATERVAERCEFTLENLGYRFPDFPLPPGTSPAGYLRQLVEEGARKRYGNLSPRVRSQLEHELAIIEKLGLPGYFLIVWDIVRYCRERGILAQGRGSAANSAVCYALGITAVDPVGMDLLFERFLSEERGEWPDIDIDLPSGERREEVIQYVYRRYGERGAGMTANVITYRLRSAVREVGKVLGFSLEQVDRVARLLRRFAFLDETDELREQLSEGGIDPRSLRAALWLDLVSRIQNLPRHLGQHTGGMVLAAGRLDEVVPLEPAAMPGRVVVQWDKDDCADLGIIKVDLLGLGMMAVLQDSIALVREHEGVELDLAKLPPDDPKVYEMLRRADTIGVFQVESRAQMATLPRMKPERFYDLVVEVAIIRPGPIVGQMVHPYLRRRAGREPVTYPHPSLEPILARTLGVPLFQEQLLRIAMVAAGFSGGEAEELRRAMGFKRSVERMRAIEKRLREGMARNGIVGPAVEEIVRSITSFALYGFPESHAASFALLAYASAYLKVHHPAVFYCALLDNFPMGFYHPATLVQDARRRGVRVLPVDVNRSSWRCTVERCEGKLAVRLGLQYVQGLREEAGRKIEEGRPFRSVAEVVARCGLREEEAETLAEIGAFACFGLRRREALWQVAAVPRGPLFAGKGPAGPGEEVPLPEMTPLERTLADYRGTGLTVGRHVMAHLREELRSRGVVSAREIGELPDGLWVRTAGLVIVRQRPGTARGFCFLTLEDETGTSNAVVTPHLFRRYRTVLHTAPLLEVEGRLQKVDGVVHVRASRFRELALPPYVVTQRGGVGYRMRLDPEEAMPRSHDFR, encoded by the coding sequence ATGGGCTACGTCGAGCTTCGGTGCCGGAGTGCGTTCAGTTTTTTACGGGGGGCTTCTCTGCCCGAAGACCTCGTGGAGCGAGCGGCCGCGCTGGGCTACCGGGCCCTGGCGCTCGGGGATACGGACGGAGTGTACGGCGCCCCGCGTTTTCACCGGGCCGCGCTCGCGGCGGGGATCCGGGCGCTCGTGGGATGCGAGCTGCGTCTTTTTCTGCCCGAGCTCGGTTCGGAGGCGACGCTTTACCTTCTCGTGGAATCCCGTGCGGGGTACCGCAACCTCTGCCGGCTCCTCACGAACGTGAAGCTCCGTGCCCCGAAAGGAGAAGGGCGCGCGGGTTGGGAAGACCTCGAGGGGCACACGGAAGGTCTTCTCTGCCTGGCCGGAGGGGAGTCGGGGGTCGTGGCGGCGGCCTTGCGGCGCAGGGATCCGGAGACCGTGCAGAGGACCGTCGACCGGCTGCGGGCTTTCTTTTCGGACCGCCTCTTCGTGGATCTCCAGCGCCACTTCGATCCCGTCGAGGAGCGGCGGAACCGGACGCTCCTCGACCTTGCCCGCCACTACCGGATTCCCGTCGTGGCGACGAACGACGTGCACTACGCCACCCCCGAGGGACGCAAGCTCGCGGACGTGCTCACCTGCATCCGGGAGAAAACGACGCTCGATGCGGCAGGCCGTCTTCTCGAGCGGAACGCCGAGCGTCATCTCAAATCTCCCCGCGAGATGCGCGAGCTTTTCTCCGACCTTCCCGAGGCTCTTGCCGCCACGGAGCGCGTGGCCGAGCGTTGCGAGTTCACGCTCGAGAACCTGGGATACCGCTTTCCCGACTTTCCGCTGCCGCCCGGGACGAGCCCCGCGGGCTACCTCCGGCAACTGGTCGAGGAGGGGGCACGGAAACGCTACGGAAACCTCTCTCCCCGTGTTCGCTCCCAGCTCGAGCACGAGCTCGCGATCATCGAGAAGCTCGGGCTCCCCGGGTACTTCCTGATCGTGTGGGACATCGTGCGGTACTGTCGGGAGCGGGGAATCCTGGCCCAGGGACGGGGCTCCGCGGCGAACAGCGCCGTTTGCTACGCCCTCGGGATCACGGCCGTCGATCCCGTGGGCATGGATCTTCTCTTCGAGCGTTTTCTTTCCGAGGAGCGAGGGGAGTGGCCCGACATCGACATCGACCTTCCGAGCGGAGAGCGGCGCGAGGAGGTGATCCAGTACGTTTACCGTCGCTACGGGGAACGGGGCGCCGGCATGACGGCCAACGTGATCACGTACCGTCTGCGCAGCGCCGTACGCGAGGTGGGCAAGGTGCTCGGCTTTTCCCTCGAGCAGGTGGACCGTGTGGCCAGGCTTCTCCGCCGCTTTGCTTTTCTCGACGAGACCGACGAGCTCCGGGAGCAGCTCTCCGAAGGCGGCATCGATCCCCGGAGTCTCCGGGCTGCGTTGTGGCTCGACCTGGTCTCGCGCATCCAGAACCTGCCGCGTCACCTCGGGCAACACACGGGCGGGATGGTGCTGGCAGCCGGCCGGCTCGACGAGGTCGTGCCTCTCGAGCCCGCGGCCATGCCGGGACGCGTCGTCGTCCAGTGGGACAAGGACGATTGTGCCGACCTCGGGATCATCAAGGTCGATCTCCTCGGCCTCGGGATGATGGCCGTACTCCAGGATTCCATCGCGCTCGTGCGCGAGCACGAGGGGGTGGAGCTCGATCTCGCGAAGCTCCCGCCGGACGACCCGAAGGTTTACGAAATGCTCCGGCGGGCGGACACGATCGGCGTCTTCCAGGTGGAGAGCCGGGCGCAAATGGCGACCCTGCCCCGCATGAAGCCCGAGCGCTTCTACGATCTCGTCGTCGAGGTCGCCATCATCCGCCCCGGCCCGATCGTGGGCCAGATGGTCCACCCCTACCTGCGGAGGCGGGCCGGGCGGGAGCCCGTGACCTACCCGCACCCTTCGCTCGAGCCCATCCTGGCCCGGACGCTCGGGGTTCCGCTCTTCCAGGAGCAGCTTCTCCGCATCGCCATGGTGGCGGCCGGGTTCAGCGGCGGGGAGGCGGAGGAGCTGCGCCGCGCGATGGGATTCAAACGATCGGTGGAGCGGATGCGCGCGATCGAAAAACGGCTGCGCGAGGGCATGGCGCGCAACGGCATCGTGGGGCCCGCGGTGGAGGAGATCGTGCGGAGTATCACCTCGTTCGCGCTCTACGGTTTTCCCGAGTCGCACGCGGCGAGCTTCGCGCTCCTCGCCTACGCTTCGGCCTATCTCAAGGTGCACCACCCGGCCGTCTTCTACTGCGCCCTGCTCGACAACTTCCCGATGGGGTTCTACCACCCCGCCACGCTCGTCCAGGACGCCCGGCGTCGCGGCGTGCGCGTGCTTCCCGTCGACGTGAACCGCTCTTCGTGGCGGTGCACGGTGGAGCGCTGCGAGGGGAAGCTCGCCGTGCGGCTGGGACTCCAGTACGTGCAGGGGTTGCGGGAGGAGGCAGGAAGGAAGATCGAAGAGGGGAGGCCCTTCCGGTCGGTGGCCGAAGTCGTGGCCCGGTGCGGGCTCCGGGAAGAGGAAGCCGAAACGCTCGCCGAGATCGGGGCGTTCGCCTGTTTCGGGCTCCGCCGTCGCGAGGCACTCTGGCAGGTCGCGGCCGTGCCGAGGGGGCCGCTTTTCGCCGGCAAAGGACCGGCGGGTCCGGGCGAAGAGGTGCCGCTTCCCGAGATGACACCGCTCGAGCGCACGCTGGCCGACTACCGGGGCACGGGTCTCACGGTAGGCCGGCACGTGATGGCTCACCTCCGCGAGGAGCTGCGGTCCCGTGGAGTCGTGAGCGCGAGGGAGATCGGGGAACTTCCGGACGGTCTCTGGGTGCGGACGGCCGGTCTCGTGATCGTGCGGCAGCGCCCTGGCACGGCCAGGGGTTTTTGTTTTCTCACGCTCGAGGACGAGACCGGCACGTCGAACGCCGTCGTCACGCCCCACCTCTTTCGGCGTTACCGGACGGTGCTCCACACGGCACCGCTGCTCGAAGTCGAAGGGCGCCTTCAGAAAGTCGACGGCGTCGTCCACGTCCGGGCTTCCCGTTTTCGGGAGCTGGCTCTTCCCCCCTACGTCGTCACCCAGCGCGGTGGCGTGGGTTACCGGATGCGGCTCGACCCCGAGGAAGCCATGCCCCGATCGCACGATTTCCGTTGA